Part of the Citrus sinensis cultivar Valencia sweet orange chromosome 2, DVS_A1.0, whole genome shotgun sequence genome, ATTACGAGGGACTTTCCTTATTCAGAATTAGCCGTTGGTTCTGGAGATCTGGATTTCCCAATCTCCCAATAGATAAGGATTTGTTAGACACTAAATTTTCAGAAGCAAAACATTTTCTTGATTTGCCAAGACTCTGCCTTCAGCCACCCCAGTCCCCTGCCCAAATTGGATTCAGAGGTCAAAAAATGCCTGGTGCAATGGAGCTGCACCAGACTGGAGTCAAATTTAATGTGGGGACTAGCAAAAATCCATTTGACATCACATTTGATAAAGGAATTGTCAAAATTCCATTTGTTACAATATATGATAATACGGAAAAATTTTACAGAAATGTTCTAGCTTTCGAGAGAATGCACGGCTATACCCGATATTTGAATGACTACATTATAATCATGAGTTATCTTGCACACACTCCAGAAGATGGGAAATTACTCATTCAAAATGGAATTGTTGGACTGGGTAATAGTGAAAgattgtcaaatttttttctcagcCTTATCAAAGAGTGTCCGATGGGTACACGTTTCGGATACACCAACCTCGTTGAAGATCTACAGAGCTATTGCAAATCGCCTTGGCACAGTTGGAAGGCAAATTTGAGgcaaaattatttcaacacTCCATGGGCTTCTATCTCTGTCGCTGGAGCTGTCATTCTTCTTGTACTCACTTTGATACAAACAGCTTGTTCTGTGATCGGATTGTAGGTTAATGTAATTTCCACTATTTTCAAATTGTGTGTTTTCGGAAGTATTTCACCTGTATTATTGTTCGTACTAATAGTGCTTTTGTATTGTATAGCTCAATGATTCACAGGACAGGAGcgatgttaaataaaataataagagcGCGAGTGATTATGTTCTTCTGATTGGTTGACTATGACTTTCAGGTGAAATTTTACTCGATCGATTAAGAACTTAACCTGATTATGATCGATACGAGAAGTAGCAAggcaaaacaattttttttttaataacttttaaataaacacacttgTTTTGTACGGGAAAACAACAACCTACGGTGACATTGACGAGGAAATTTCCTTCATCAATATTATCCTTTGGTGGCTTTCGAATGATGATGTCACACTTCGAATAAATGatagaattaattgaatataaataataatagagttacaaataattttattcaaatattcatGTGCAAATTAGTATAGCATTAGTTGtataaaatcattatgaatccacaaaataaaaaaataaaataaaaatttgttttgcctcCTTTTAGTTAGCTGCCTTAAATTAAATCACCATACACGATTCTGACTTGAGGGCTCGTGAAATTAGCTTGGTTCCCTTGCTTCTTTCGTACTGAATTTGCTTGGCTCAATCTTGTTCTCCTCTTCTGCCTTTGTCTTCTTTTGTAGTGTAATAAACACATGCCATCTGTCGGTGTTATGTAACGATCCTCCGATAATCACATGAAAGTTACCACATAATTAATCTTGgttaaactattatttaattcttatgtGACACTAATGGGAATTAGTCTTGGTTTTATTCACATGAGAGTTGGGCCTCACGTAGTCATTCACATGAAAATTGGGCCTCATGTCAACAATGTGGTAGAGTGGTGCTATTGGCACCGGTCAATAATTCTCTCGCAACCTCTTCTCTAAATATACCTcgtttaataatttaactctCTTCAAACACCACCTTCAATTCccccaataaataaataagaaactgcattttataatctatttcgaaatcttaaatttacatatataatcaACTCTTTATTACTTAATCTTTTTCTCGATATTTTGAAGGGGTGTAGAGAAGAGAAGttgtataaaaaatgaattgtgcAGGCCACAGGGTTttcattagatttttatttgtcttttcatCTTTACATGTAATTTCATGTACGGTTggacaaaaaaatgaaaacggGGTTTTAATAGGACTATTGAGGTGGTGCCAATAGTTCTACTCAATGTGATATCTCTTTCGCACCACaactatttgttttttataggTTCCACGGATCTGTTTCCTGCTGCTTCATCTAGGAGAAAAGAATCATAGATATATCAATCATTAGAAGGAAGAATCACCATAAAAAGATTTCTCGTGTATCATTCGTGGCAAAATTATGAACACCAATCAAGACCTCTTTGAAAAAGAGGTCTAATGGGCCAAGCAACTTGAGTAAGTATGAGTAGGGATGGTAAAAAAAGGGGCTTggactttatttatttttaattattgtaaatttgaaatgaatgaatgattaagaagttgttataataataaataaattaaagaaaatgaataatttaaagtaaataataaataaagcaaataaaagcttagaaatttttttttttttagtgctggattttttaattcaaacacttttttttaatcaatgtaTAAGAGAGAAtttagtatcataattttagtttttttgaatcatcattaatttataaattaagaatttaagtttttttaatttttatattacttttcaattttaattatattattttaatttataaatttattttttaaaaattttgggcCTGAACTTGGTCcgaacctttttttttttatatttttttagctcATGTCCAAACCCTCATGTGTGAGGGCCCGAACTTTTTTGCCCACCCTATGTATGAGTATGgagatttcatttaaaaaataaacctgAGTATGCATGACGATGATGACTCTAATTTCATCACGCATcataaagttaattaaaacttACCTGTGGATTGATAAACGCTTAGACTCACTCTCCTTATAAGTTAGTTTAAGAATGACTCCAAATAAGACAAATGAGTTTGAGTTTTTCCATTGTAGAGAAAAGAGTTTGAGTTCTAAATAAAATCCAATAATAATGTATATACAACAATTAGTACTAAATTTatgagagatttttttttaaaaaaaaagtttgtagtataatgaaattctttttgtcttttagtaAAATTCTTTGTCCCATATTACTGATGTACTAACTGTAATACTAAGTCCCATAGTAATGATGTACTAATTGTAGTACTAACTATAGTAAGTATATCATTATtgactaaaataatttaaggagagaaaaaaaaaacaccatcTAACTATAACTGAATTAATCACCATTGCCAATTTGTATCAATCTTTCTTAAACTAAAATTGATGATCTCGACTGGATTAGTAAAGAGTTGAACTTAAACAAGAATAATAGAAAGACGATATTAaagctttatattttttgaacttaAAGAGTTGAACTTAAACAAGAATAATAGACAGATGATATTAaagctttatattttttgtagcAATATAAAGCGAAACGAACCAGCTCTAAGTTGTACATAGACTTAAGATGGAGTTTAAGAATATTCAATGCTTTATTCTCAAAACACATCTTCCGGCATTTACttgtattttatcatttgaggGAATCAACTAAAGCAGCCACTTGAATATTGTACCCAAAGAGATTCAAAACAAGAGAAATGTTATGTCCTGAAGCAaggaattaatattttatcagtTCCGGATGTCTATAAAATCGAGTTAATCTGTGTGCGGAAGAACAATTTCTGAGGCTGGAGGCTTTCTATCTACGGTATGTATACAAATTTCCTCTTTTCATCTTCACTTCTCATGATAGTTATTATTCTACCGAGTTGTAGCATCTTTGCCAACGCGGGGTATTGTTCACGTGGGTCTTTTTCAGTccattattgttaaatttacaAAGGATGACATATAGATTAAACTCAGATAAAAATAGCGTATACACTTGACCGGAGTTACTGTGTTGGTAATTAAGTACATATATCCGGTCCATTGAAACGttgtttttatcaattatttatttatttatatatttttgtggCAATTGTAAGTTTCTTGTTCTTCAACTTGAGATCACTCTAGATAGATGCATCCTGATTACTCTGTTTGTTAGTTAAAGATCGCTTcggtttaatattttttgtaatatcAACAAACTTCTAGGAGTATCAACACTTTCTTTAAACTACCCAAGTTATCAGTTAATAATACCCAACTAGTTTTCTATTAGCTTGTGTTAGAGAATCTTGATAAAGAGACTACTATGCCACTGCCTCAATAgtttcaaacaatttttttttttcattatattttttttaaaacgacGAGGGACGggaaaataactttttttttcctcctacTTCCTTTAAAATTTGCATTCGGCTGACCTGTCATATAAAGCTGCTTGGAACTTGATAATTTTGTAGTTAACTAGTTATACAGTTTCAGTTATTTCCTTTTACGTCGCATTGGAGTTGACTGGGTTCACATATTCTTCTCACTGCAGCAAGCAACCGAAATATGGAAAGCAAGGACCATGCATCCGTTGATGTGGAGAAGTTAGCAGAATCTTTGAGTGGGAATTTCAAGACCATGCGTTGTCCCTCTTCCGAATCGATTTGCATCTATAGAGTTCCTCAGAGCATGCGGTGTGACCATCCAAGTGATTACACTCCAATGATAATTTCAATAGGGCCGCTTCATCATGGTAACCCAGAGTTACAAGCCATGGAAGAGCATAAGCTAAGATACCTGCGTCACTTTCTCCAGCGAACTGAGGTAAGCATGACGCGTTTCGTCGCatttataaaggaaaaggAAGCAAAATTGCGGAATTGTTATGCAGAAACCATTCATCTTGGGAGTGACGAGTTCGTTACCATGATTTTGTTGGATTCTGTCTTTATCATTGAGTTCTTTATGAGATCTTATGGGCCTACTTTGATAATTGATGACGATCCTTTATTTACTGAATCGGGGTTGGGTTTCCTGGGTTTACAAATACAAGCTGACCTGTACTTGGAGGAAAATCAGCTTCCATTATTCATTCTCAGTGAGTTGCTTGATCTAGCCAAAACAGCAACCTATAACGGTGACATTTATGAGGGAATTTCCCTCATGATTGTTGCCCATTCATGGTTCTCCGCTCATATCCCTCTTAAAATAGTTACTGAGGATTTGATAGGAGTCCAATTTTCCAAAGCTAAACACTTTCTTGATCTGATTATTCTCTGTCTTCACTCTCTTCAGCCTCCCCCGTCAGTCGCCCAAAGTGAATTCAATTACCAAAACATGCCTGGTGCGAAGGAACTTCATCGAGTTGGCGTCGAGTTTAAACCACGGTCATACAAAAATCTACTTGACATCAAATTCTACAAAGGGACTCTGGAAATTCCGTTTTTCCGTTTGTTTGATCGCACAGAGCGTTTCTACAGAAATCTTCTAATTTTCGAGAATATGCATGTTTATCcggttaaatattttaatgactATGTCATAATCATGAGTTACTTTCTGGTGACACCAAGAGATGCCGATTTACTCATTCAAAATGGAATTATTGGGCTGGGGGATAGTGAAAAGTTATCGACTGTTTTCCGTAGCCTTATCAAAGATTGTCTCAAGAGTCCTGATTTCCTGTATGCCGATCTCGTTAAAGTTATACAGGCCTATTGCAAATTACCAACGCACAGGTGGAAGGCAAATTTgaagcaaaattatttcaacacTCCATGGGCATCTATCTCTGTCATTGCAGCTGTTATTCTGCTCCTACTCACCGTGACACAAACAATTTGTTCTATCATCGCATTATAGATTGATTTCTAGAGCTTTcaaattatgtgtttttctGCTGGTGTACATCAATCACAGAATAAGAGAGATTCGTTATGTAGTTGTGCTAagtttgtttttcaataattacTCTATCACCGGTAATTATagtttgattttcattatatCTATCCAAtaatattctcaaaattattttattaaaattgaatcattaatttattctaaggATTAGAAATTCATCCCactatcattaattttattggaatTTTTATTCAGAACCATTGAATGAATGATTTGTTATACATCCTGTGATTGGGCTATATGAAACAGAAGCACCAGTACAAACAATACAAGCGAAATCACTACTGAAAACTATACGAGCAGAAAATAGtggaaattaattagttaacttgcaaaataattagttaagaTAGGATCGTACCTTCAGTCATGTTGTTCAAAAGTTGTTCTCTACATTTACTAAATTTCATAGAGGTGTCTTCTAACCTATTCCATTTTATAGCCATTCTCTTGTGATGAAAATCAAGTTCTTAGCAAGTAGGGACCCTTTATATAGTAATAATTCATAACCTAAAAGACTTTACACTTCCTTCCATCAAAgaagtgaaattaaaaattcttatcAATTCCATTATGAAAGTGATTAATAAACCCTTCCCCTATCCTCAAAACAACTAAATGGATtattaatatgaatttatctattcatttattcaaaCAAGTGACTCGCAATATGAGCCACATAATGAAAATTCTTACATTAACTACTATCCGATGACAGAACAAGCCCATGGAGTGCTCAAATGATTTTGCTTCAAGTTTTCCTTCCCACTTGTGCCAAGGCATTGTAATAGCTCAGTAGATCTTCAACAAGATCACATATCCGAAATTTTTATTCGGGAGACACTCTTTGATAAGGTCGAGAGAAACGTTTGACAATCTTTTACGATTCCCCAGTCCAATAACTCATTTGGAATGAGTAATTCCCCTTCTTCTGGTGCGGGTACAAGACGATAATGTTGTCATTAAACCATCAGGTATAGCCATGCATACTCTCTCGAAAACTAGAACATTTCTATAAAAGCTCTCTAAGGTATCATTTACtataagaaatgaaatttcaaGGATCCATTTATTAAAACTGATGTGAAGTGGAACCCAACTTAAATTTGACTCCAGATCGGTGAACTTCTTTTCACCGGGTATTTTAAACCTCCGAATTCACTTTGGGCATGGGACGGGGGTAGCTGAAAACAGATTCTAAGCAAATCAAGAAAATGTTCTGCTTCTGGGAGAATTACAAGACAACTATTTTGGAACCGACGGCTACTTGATATCGAGAAAAGTCCCTCGTAATAGTCACCATATGTTGCTGCTTTTGGCTAGTTCAAACAATTCATTGAGGATGAATACCGGAAGCTGATTTTCTAGCAGCCATAAGTCAGCCGACAATTGATCAACCGTCCATGACTTTATGAAATCTGGGTAAAAACCTCTTAGAAAGAGCTCGATGAGAAAGACAGCATCTAGTAAAATCATTGTCACAAATTCATCACTGCTAAGTTCTAGGGTTTCTGCGAAACAATTCCGCAAATTCGCTTAATTAATCTTTATTGATGTAAGAAAATCTGCAACTCTCACATTAGTTCGTTGCAGAAAGTAATGAAGGTGCTTTATTCTATGCTCTTCCATGCCGCTGAACTCTTCGTTACCATGATGAAGTAGGCCAATTGAAACCATTTTTGGAGTGTAATCACTTGGATGTAAGCAATGTTTGGGCCGAGGAACTCTGCAGATAAAACCATTTGGATAAGGATGCATCACTTGGttgtttatttaatgaaaatcaCCGAACTTCTTTCTCAAAGAATCCACTAACATCACGGAACTATCCATCAATTAATTGTTTGCTGTTTGGCAGCAAACAAAGTAAATGAAAACATTAATtgcataaaattgaaaaaaaaaaactagaatTAATGGCTAGGATTCGAGTGTTCACGATGTGAATGCACATCACTCAAATATTAATCGTTTATTTAATGCTTAGCACAAACTGATCTGAGTATTATATCTTTATCCATAAGTGTTTAAAGagaaacaaatagaaaattggGATGAAGGAGAACACGGACATTGCCATGCATCTACGCCTCTGTTGTGCAAAAACAAGTTCATCTAATGTCCCTTAATGAGAAATTCTAAactacattaaaaatattatactcaattaataaatgtataGCATGtgcaattcaattaaatagaACTATCAATTACAtagtgattttttaaaataaatgtatatatagcatacatatattaattgaatGTAGTACCTCTAATGCATCCCTTAGGAGATAGGACTATTTTATAACTTGTTATATAGTCCTTCTCTAGTGCGAGtatcctcatttttttttcatgcaaaCATACTTTCGATTCGCGCAGTATAATAGAGCCAAATTTAATGTTATCAAACCGCAAGCTTTATTGTGCATTAAAAAGGAACGATATTAAGCCACACGGCTTAGTAGCGtgtatagattaaaaaaaaaaaaaggcacccACACTTGAGAATgagcacacacacacatatatatggCGCTGTTCCAATTTGGAAATCACGAATTAGAATGACATTAAGGAAATCCAACGACCCcccaaatctttttttttttttggttggttgCACATGGTGGCTATCCAAAGGCCACCAAcatcatctctctctctctacatATATATAGTCCAAGATCTtagattcaaataaaaattaaatgatcatatttgaaatataaatattattttaatgcaataTAGCCTAAACCTATCGCTACgggt contains:
- the LOC102615549 gene encoding UPF0481 protein At3g47200 isoform X1; its protein translation is MDDIKMLADSVRSKFETLHPLSNGCCIYRVPQGWRCLHPNDYTPKMVSIGPLHHGNEELKAMEEHKLRYLRCFLQRTNVSIEYFLTFIKVKEAELRNCYAETIAFNSDDFATMIFVDAIFLLEFFLRGFLRDFITSDDRIYGKPRLIDQLIGDLWLLENQLPLFILNELFDLAKTATYGDYYEGLSLFRISRWFWRSGFPNLPIDKDLLDTKFSEAKHFLDLPRLCLQPPQSPAQIGFRGQKMPGAMELHQTGVKFNVGTSKNPFDITFDKGIVKIPFVTIYDNTEKFYRNVLAFERMHGYTRYLNDYIIIMSYLAHTPEDGKLLIQNGIVGLGNSERLSNFFLSLIKECPMGTRFGYTNLVEDLQSYCKSPWHSWKANLRQNYFNTPWASISVAGAVILLVLTLIQTACSVIGL
- the LOC102615549 gene encoding uncharacterized protein LOC102615549 isoform X2, translated to MDDIKMLADSVRSKFETLHPLSNGCCIYRVPQGWRCLHPNDYTPKMVSIGPLHHGNEELKAMEEHKLSLIKECPMGTRFGYTNLVEDLQSYCKSPWHSWKANLRQNYFNTPWASISVAGAVILLVLTLIQTACSVIGL
- the LOC102615268 gene encoding UPF0481 protein At3g47200, translating into MESKDHASVDVEKLAESLSGNFKTMRCPSSESICIYRVPQSMRCDHPSDYTPMIISIGPLHHGNPELQAMEEHKLRYLRHFLQRTEVSMTRFVAFIKEKEAKLRNCYAETIHLGSDEFVTMILLDSVFIIEFFMRSYGPTLIIDDDPLFTESGLGFLGLQIQADLYLEENQLPLFILSELLDLAKTATYNGDIYEGISLMIVAHSWFSAHIPLKIVTEDLIGVQFSKAKHFLDLIILCLHSLQPPPSVAQSEFNYQNMPGAKELHRVGVEFKPRSYKNLLDIKFYKGTLEIPFFRLFDRTERFYRNLLIFENMHVYPVKYFNDYVIIMSYFLVTPRDADLLIQNGIIGLGDSEKLSTVFRSLIKDCLKSPDFLYADLVKVIQAYCKLPTHRWKANLKQNYFNTPWASISVIAAVILLLLTVTQTICSIIAL